A stretch of DNA from Peromyscus maniculatus bairdii isolate BWxNUB_F1_BW_parent chromosome 7, HU_Pman_BW_mat_3.1, whole genome shotgun sequence:
ccagctAAGATTTAAAGTGGATTTTCAAACCCCAAAACTTCTGAGTTTAGGTGGGGcttctcacttcaaatgattcaatcaagaaaattccctcacAAGAAAAATCAGAGACACCTGGGTTTTAgataatcaaatattttttttaattcagatctagtttctctgtgtattgttGGAGTATAGCTTTGAaatcattctgtagatcaggctagcctctaactcacagagatgtgcctgcctctgcctccagaatgctaggattgaaggtatgtgccaccactgcccggcttccccaagtatttatttaaaaaagaaaaaagaaaagaacagacagTTGAGTGGGTAGAGAAAGTGATGAATCACTTTGAAATTGCTGTTGaggtaaatatgataaaaatgagtTGAACAAAATTCTAAAGaatttttgagaattctttaaTGTTGATATTTGCTAAAATCACGGATTGATATCATTAATTGTGAaattacaaaaggaaaagaaagaatataagcaCACCacaaattatttagaaaaagtGAAATATTGTAGCAAAattcctctttatttatttatttttttagaaaagttCTCACTGTATATCCTATGCAGGCCTTGAACTAaaactcctcctgcttcagcaacTCATCCTCTGGGACTctatggattaaaggtgtgagctaccacacccagctaagcagGAACTCAGGAAACTTTGTTGTGGAGATTTGTTTGTGGATACTGGTCATAGAGTTAATTCAATCTTCCATCCATTTAGAATACTGGTATTTACAGGAGCTCACCTACAGCAAGCATCAGTAAAAGCAACATGGGAGGAAGTGGGCGTGGTCTTCACAGAGTATATAAGGAccctccaggggccagccagcttCATTCTTCTCCAGACCAGACAGAGTGAGTCTCCATATCTTCTGACTCCTAGACTGCTAGATCTATCCACTCCACACATTGAGGATCATACCCCAGAGCTGAGCTAACATTGCTGTGTCTCCATAAAACACTCCTGAGGCTGGAGACTATTTCTTGGGTGAGTGTACAATTTAAGATTGAAAGTCGTTggtgttttctattttaatttattaccGAAGTGAGGTTTCTGctttaaaatgcttaaaatttGTCTATTTATCAAAAGAGATTCTGCTCCCATTTGGTCATCTTGCTTTGTAAATATACTGTGAGTTACAGGTATAGATGATTGTAGTATATCCATTCACAGTCTTTCTTTGCTCTGATGTTCCACCtttcaattttgttctttttctaaattttaagaatatttatagTGTATTTCTGTATGTAGTTCATAGATGTGAGATCAACACttctaaattaattttacatgtataatatataaaataattgctcTGAACAGATTAATAATTACTAGCAGTTAGAGATATATTTTATGAGTATTATGTATAAAATTGAAAACTCATTATTtagcaaagaaaattattttagtattttctgtTGTAAACTATAGGAAAACATCACATTGTGAAATAATGCTTAATAATAGTTTACTATCTTTGAAAAACTGGCTCTTCCTTCTATTGGTTGATTTGCTAGATTGGAAGTATACATGTGATTAAATTAGAGAAAACTAAACACAATATTGTATTCAGGAAAGTAGATCCTGGTTATAATCTGGTGCAATTTTTTAATTCTGAAttcagttttcattatttttgtgaaTTCATAAATTATTTTGGAATGATGTATCAGAAgatcattttttagtaaaaggggtgACATATATGGCCCTggccctgttttgggtaactgttgccttgcttgctgaccttgaccttgatatcctccctatgctaattctctgccgggttccaccctcctgaattcttaagggaagttccttgtctgtatatcctgcatattgggcataaacagcttagatgcaagattgtaaaacattagtagcgaacttctgccctcagggtttctcccattgtgctctaagcctgtatttaagacctcctccctccttcaataaacagcattagGCATTCAAAAAAATGAAGTATCTAATATACAGAAAAAATACCCAATGGGGCGGGGATTAGATAAGTTAAGGAAGTCAACATTGGagtctccatctcttttctaAAATAATCTTGACAATGAATATTAGTATTATTTTCAAGGTAAGCAGGACCACCAGCTAAAGACATGGATTCCATTTGCTTCAGACTTCAGAAGCTGAAGTTATTTGGGGGATGTTTATCTCAGTCAATCCAAGATTCTTTATTTGTGTAGATGTTCAAAGAGAAGGAACAATGGGTTCCTGTTGATTGAATAGGAAATTCTCCTATAGTCATGAGAGCCTCATTTATGCCTTAAGGTTCATCTCATAAACTGAAGCCAGGAACTGTATGTATCTTTGATAAACAAACAAGTTTCCACAGAGAGTACCCTAGAattcaacttgatgggatttaggaTAGATATGGACACCTCTTGGGATGTTTGGGAAGGACTACTGGGGGTAGATGCACTAAAATTGGTAAGATCCACACTAAATGTTCATGCATCACTTGAACATTCCATGGTTTGAGATCTCAAACTAAGGAAAAGGGAACGAACAGGAgctgagcagcaagtgttctttgctttcttcttgctGATTTTAGATGCAATGAGACCAGCTCCCTCAAGCTCCTGCTACCATTTCTTCCCCGACAATGATGGACATATCCTTGAATTATGAGCCTCCCTAATTCTTATTCTTGTTAACTATTTACATCAGAAAGAAGTCAAGTAACTAATGTTGCCTTCATGTGTCAAGGGGTGGGACAGGAGGATGTGAAGGACTAACATGCTAAAATCAGAAAAGAGCAAAGCATTTCCTAGGGACCATGTGAAATAGGGAGTGTTTTCTTGGATAGCCAACAAAGAAGGGTGTGTTTAACCTACCTAAGTCTGTAGTGAAAGGCAAACATGTGGACTTGAAGGAGTTTGATCACTCtagtgtatatttatttataaacccTTGGAAAGCATGTCTCAGACCAGCAACCAAGACACTAATTTGAATGGAGTCTCAAAAAAAGATACAGGTGTAGTGGCTCAGAAGGACATCAGattaatctatatttctgtcAAGAGGAGTGAAACAGGAAAGATCAGCAACTGCAATCCTATACCTATGTTGATTTTTTGTTCCTGAAAAATGAAGCCTGCTTTGCCATACACAGAATTAAATCACAACttgcatcagtttttttttttgctgtttctggcttctctggagtTGAATAATAGtaattctgcttttcttccttcagaaAAATGGAGTCAGACATTTCACAAGCCTTCCAGAAAGAACtcacctgcttcatctgcctAAACTGCCTGACAGATCCAATCACCATAAGCTGTGGTCACAGTTTCTGTCGAGCCTGCCTCCAACTTTCCTGGGAAGATATCCAACCACCTGTCCAATGCCCTTTGTGTAGAGAACTATATCGGAAGGAATTGAGAACCAACATTGTTTTGAAGAAGTTGGTGTCCATTGTCAGACAAGCCAGCCTCATGaaggacctgagctctgaggagcaaAAGTGTGTGACCCACGAGGATACTAAGAGGATCTTTTGTCCTGAGAACAGGCTCCTCCTCTGTGAACTCTGCTCTAACTCCCATGAGCACAGAGGACACAGACACTGTCCCATTGAAGCAGCTGCTGAGGATCAAATGGTAAGTGATGCTGCTGAGAGAACTTGCAAGCTGGAGAGAGGTAGGCTTAGCAAACCACAGGAAGATACTGGTCCTCATATTGACAAAGGCACTGTTTTCAGAATGGTGGCACTTTACTAACATCTAGTGAAGAAAGGGTGACTAGGAATGTAAACATCCTTTGGGGGCCGATGAGTGTAAAGAGCATTTGGATTTTATGATACATTATGCCCAGGTCACTGGAAAGTGCAATACTATCTTCTTATCTATTAAAAGTGTCTATGGCTGGAGACTAAAACAGGAAAAGTACATTGGAGTCAGGTACAGCCAAGCATATAATCAAAATTATTCATCACTATACCTGAGCAAAATGGAAACCTGCATTTTCTAATTCTGTGGTCTAatcagttataaaaagaaaaaaatgaaggataaTTTTGATTCTGGTACTCTCACTACAATAATTGTATTAATTGCTGAAGAGTCTGTCAATCagttatatttttcaaaattgatACTCATTGCTTTTTTACAGGAAAAACTTTTGAAGCAAATGGCATCTTTATGGGAGAAGGtccaagaaaatcaagagaattTAGAGGCAGAGAATAGAATGAGAACCGTTTGGATGGTGAGTATGAGAACCATGCTTAAAATCAGTTTGTTGcagatattttcaaaattcacCATTCAAGATTTCAATATAAGGCCTAGGGAAGTATACTTGGAATATGTGTCCTGCTCACCTCTAATTCTGAGTGTATAATGTCTCTGCTCTTGGAAAGAATTGTCTGCCTCTTGCAGAAGAGTCTGGGACTAATGAGTGAATTGCTGATGGTTCTGCACACTGCGTTAGACTTTATGACTACACCATAAAATCTAATTACTACATGCAGAGTTTCATAACTTTGTGAACACAGGAAtgatcaatctttttttttcagattgcaCTTCTGCACCTCTAATATAGGTGTAAATTCATCTTAGGGTTGGATTGCCTGTGTAATtagtaaggaagaaataaatgaaaccaaGGCATTTAAATTTTCTGAGGTGTGAAGACAGTCAAGCAGAGTGTATGCATCAGAGTTATACAAGTCATTTGTGGAATTTAAGCATAGAAGGATGGAATGAGGGAGGACGAAATACTTTGTAAATATGATTgggaatgtctttttttcttcaggaCTACTTGACTTTTCGTGAAGAAATGATCAGGACAGAGTATAGAAAGCTACATCCActcctctgtgaagaggaagggAAACACATTGAGTCTATGAGAAATGAAGGCCAATGTATTTTAGAGCAACTCAGGACAAGTGAAGCCATGATggtccaaaagagaaaagaactaagaaaaatGTATCTGGAGCTGATGGCAATGTCCCAGGAGCCATATGTGGTCCTGCTGAAGGTGAGCATGGAGGAGTGCAGGAAGAGGCTTTATTGACTTAGGCCCACAGTGTGATTGTTATACTAAGATAGTTTTCAATGTATCCTGCATTTTTTAAGGGAGTTTCCTTTTCAGAAATTTTCTGGAGAAACAACAATCTGTAATAATCTTGAAAGAACAAGCTTTTTGAAATTATGTTCATAGATACTCCAGGGATTATGTCCTAACTTTTAGCTTTTGTGCCTTGCTTTTCTGATAACTGAAATTCAGTGATTTCTGTTTCCAACATTCTTTACCTCTACTTATATATTGTGCACAATATTAAAGTAACCTATGGCTTAATTGCTTCTGCTTGAGTGCTGTGTTTTTGAGAGTCCTTGAGGAGGTTGGCATTTTGAGAAAGGATCCTATTTAGTAGTACATAATACCTTGCAACTCACAATAAAGCTCAGGTCTCTTATCCTGCAATTCTGAAATACACATGTGAAGCACCATGCAGGAGTGAGGCAACCATTTTGAAGTATCCTTAGCTGAAGTATCCCTATGGCTTGTAGACAAGCTCAGGGAAAGCTGCCTTTGCAGCCAGgttcaaaagcaatgtacagtCGGTACCCATGTCCTTCTCAAATTACTCTCCATTCTGATTTCATCAAGAATTTGAGTTCTGCTAATCTATTTCGTTGGCATTATCTTAAGACATGAATATAATTTCCCAGGATAGATTGCTGTGATAGTGGCTGACATTTATATGAACTTTCGATACAAACATTGTATTTCATTTCTTCAGATATCTaagattttcttgttttctttgcagGGTTTGGACGACATTTTCAGAAGGTGAGTTTAGCCATCAGTACAAGTCAGGGTACCCTGAAATATGCTATAAAATTGTCCAAGTTGCCTTAGGATAATGCAGATGTCTTTTATATAGAAATTACTCAATTGCTTTAGAGTGATATTTTTgggattcttttatttgttttgttatttttatgtgtgtgtgaatgtgtgtgcttgtacatgcacatgtgtggaggtcagaggacaactttcagggaaCAACTTCTCTTTCCATCAAGAGTTCCaaagattgaactcaagttgtcaggcttgtgtaACCTGAGGCGTTTGGCTGAACTTGAATAAACCTTTTCCTAATCACTGTGTGATATCTTTAGCACCACAgagttcaatatttttttttccttgcagaaGTGAATCAATGCAGCTGAGCATGCTGCAACCTATTAAGACAGAACTAAATGCCTTACCCATCACTGGACTGACTGAAAGTTACAACCAGTTCCAAGGTGAGTGTCTCCACTGATAAAATGACCAGAGGTACCCTTCAGTCATGAGATAACCTTTGCAAACACAATATTTTAACTCCCCAGAAATATGTCTAGGTAAGTcacattctatttttattgaatCACATGGTCATcttacaaacaaaccaacaaacagaaatGCATACTAATATCATGTTTTATGTAATAGTGGCTGAAAAGAGACTATCAGTTGTTCACTGAGTAGAATGGTTATTTCACTCTGGACAGTATAATTCAAAGGAAGTGTAGCCAGTGATGGAGATATTTGATTATTGTCCTTTCAATGTGTTCGAAATTAATATTCTACATTGCATTTTActccatagattaaaaaatacacaaGATAAAGAGTGTGCACTAGTAATCCCAGCATCAAAAACCTAGTGTGTGGAGGACTGccaatgagtttgaggacagtctggtcaaCATATTGAGTTCTATGCCAGTCTAGGACAAATAGAAAGACCCTATCACCAAAGGaaccaaaaaaaatcataaaataacttAACAGACAAAGCCATGTATCATgagcaatgaaaatgaaacatattGATAGGACAAGAGGCAGTGTCTAAATCCCCCTTGTAGATCTAAAAGTCAGTTGTAACCTCACAAAAAGAGTATCAGAGGAAGCAGAGGTTAAAGGAGGACAAATACATTGGGGATCCACTTCTAGAGTATATTTTTATTCTCCTCGAGTATAAATATGCTCAGTTAGATGCAAATGAAAATGCCAAAGTAGAAGTTATCACTACTTATATCTacataaaaatcacttttcatgTCGATCCATGAGCACAGCCTTTGCTCTGGCCCTTGTTGCAATGCACACATCTTCACTTAGGCATGTGTTATTAAAAATCACCGGACAGAAGAAGACTGAAGCTCCCTCCTCTACAGCatctaaaattttcaaaaaacttTTCAGCATGCTACCACTCTTTTCTGGTGGAAATCCTTGACATTGGTGTATTTGAGCCAAATTTAACCTCAGGTCTTagccttctctttttaaaatctcgAAGACTCTCTGAACCTGTCTCACCTGAGAAATGTAAACGGTCATTTTACCTAAATGTTGTTTCTTCCCACAGTGCACATTTCCTTGTCCGACATAACTATCATCCATCACAAGATAAACCTCTTTAATGCCATGAGAAGATTGAGCTTCAGACCTCACCGTAAAGATACATCTGCGGATTCTGTTGGATGCTATTATGGTTCGTGGAGATTACAGAGCTTCACCCTAGGGAAATATTACTGGGAGATTGATTTGAAGGACTCTTGGGACTGGGCTGTAGGGGTCTGTAAGGATTCCTTGTTAAGGGATAGAGAACAACTGATTGAACCTGAAGGTgcatttcttcttgtgtgtgtgaaggagggtGATCATTacagtctcctcaccacatgccCAGTATTCCAGCACTATATAGAGAAGCCACTGGGCCGAGTTGGTGTGTTCCTTGATTGTGAGGAGGGATGTTTAAGTTTTGTGAATGTTGCCAAGAGTTCCCTCATATACAGGTACCCTCCTGGCACCTTCAAAAACCCTGTCTGGCCTTACTTCTCCACGGGGGAAATCTGCAGTCCAGTACAAAGTGATTTTTAAGTACTCCCTACTGTTATGTATtgctattaaatattaaaatactattaAGTGAAAATATGGTAGACTAAATTACCTTTTATTCTGGAGTCCATATATTCCACAAAGTAACCTTATTTCAtagtgatttttgtttgcttgtttttgcatCCTTGACATTAAATAATTATGCTTAGATACTAAGAGAGAGTCTTCGAGACTCAGGCTCTAGTTGGCTGTTAAAGCCCCTTTCAAGTGTACTCAGGACCCTCAGCTGTATTCTAGCACCATAAAGATATGCTCTACCTATGGGATTCCACTTAATGGTGTCAAGCTGGAGCACAGGTATGTATTGTGCTCACTAATttaatgtcaatttgacacagactcttttggtgttttgagacatggtttctctgtctagcttggGCTGTCCTCTGcattccaggtgctgggattaaaggcttacaccaCCTACACCTGAAAAAATAatatcctttcttccctccctccttcttcccttccttcctttcttccttttttccttttgttctttcctccttccttccttttttccttctttccttctctctctctctctctctttctttctctatttgttatttatttatttatttttgaattatatatatatttttatatatatatatacttatatatatatataaaaagtggACATCAGGACAACAATTTACTTAGTTAAAAATGAAGTAtacagctaaacagagaattcccaaaggAGGAAACACATCAAATTCCACTTCAGGATGCCTTCATCCCCAGCCTCCTTTCCTAACCCGAGCCTACTAAAGAGAAGGTTCAGGGAGCTGGACATAAAGCTTACTTCACATCCCAATGGTTTCCTTAAATgaaccaaataatccaacttcTGCCCTGATATTTTCAAAGGCAAATTCTAAATGGCTTCTATGATCTATTCAACTAGGGGTAAGGCTATGCTTTTGAGGCAGAGAAATTTGCATAAAGGGACATGAAGGGCTCCATCTCCTGGTCTCCTATGAGGTAACACCTGTTACTGTAGTGATTTTAATTCAAACACTAGGAAGATGCCACAAAGGAGCCACAGCATGAATGATAGCACAGGTCATGACTTCATCAATAGTTATTCCAGTTAGGAATTATCAATATCTGAATTGTATTTAtagcaagaaaatgaaataaactttacATACAAGAAATCTTCACCAGTCTGACAACTCCAGTACCCTCACACAGTATTTAACTGGTAACTTACATGTACTATTATCATCTTTCTCATCATCATTTTACACACTCCTTAGAAGCTGTGTTAAGATACCCATTATGGTTCCTTGTGCTTTCTAAATACTAAACACATCTCAATGATATGACAAATAATACTAAACACATTTTTCTTGCCAGTCTTCTTAGTAGTTATTCCTATCATTGTGTAACCTTGCAATCCCTGAAATAAGATATCCTTTATTTggtttattattaaaatgaacaATACATTAGATTTCAGGTCAAGcaagaaatggctgcataaaccaGAACAGAACAATGAATACGTTGATATGAATGTGGGAAATTTTGAAAGAATCCCACGTCTAGACACAGAATTTGCCTCTATGAGCAATGAGCTCCCTAAAGGTTCACCTAATACAAAGTGATCATCCCTTGTGAGGGTtattcttgattgtcaatttgactacatatggaattaactaaaacccaagaggctgtgatttttttcttgataggaATTTATCAATTGAGTCTTTTAAATTGGGAAGACTGACCaaaacctggatcttctggagtGTGCAGATCATGTTACATCCTGCCTACATGATCtactggcagcctatataaaaagGACCtgtgagaaggaaagggaggagaaagtggTCCAATTTTATTTCACccaaaaacatattaaaaataagaaaaccacaGAGTATCCAGGAGCAAAGCAATCTACAGCACATGACTGAGATCCAGAAGGTTATTCAATATTTCATATCTAGAGCATTTCACATAGTTTTCTGTGTGGTTATGGTGATCTCCagatggtgggaagcaaggcatcTTTTGCCTCTATTGTCACCTACAAACAGTTGAAAATGAAatagagcctgtgggagcaggagatcccagctggatcaatcaacagagagggaaaacaaggaataggagaccatggtaaatgaaaaccacatgagaaaaggaagaaacaaagtgctaaagaggcccacagaaatccacaaa
This window harbors:
- the LOC143274299 gene encoding tripartite motif-containing protein 43-like, which gives rise to MESDISQAFQKELTCFICLNCLTDPITISCGHSFCRACLQLSWEDIQPPVQCPLCRELYRKELRTNIVLKKLVSIVRQASLMKDLSSEEQKCVTHEDTKRIFCPENRLLLCELCSNSHEHRGHRHCPIEAAAEDQMEKLLKQMASLWEKVQENQENLEAENRMRTVWMDYLTFREEMIRTEYRKLHPLLCEEEGKHIESMRNEGQCILEQLRTSEAMMVQKRKELRKMYLELMAMSQEPYVVLLKGLDDIFRRSESMQLSMLQPIKTELNALPITGLTESYNQFQVHISLSDITIIHHKINLFNAMRRLSFRPHRKDTSADSVGCYYGSWRLQSFTLGKYYWEIDLKDSWDWAVGVCKDSLLRDREQLIEPEGAFLLVCVKEGDHYSLLTTCPVFQHYIEKPLGRVGVFLDCEEGCLSFVNVAKSSLIYRYPPGTFKNPVWPYFSTGEICSPVQSDF